In Methanothermus fervidus DSM 2088, a single genomic region encodes these proteins:
- a CDS encoding SSU ribosomal protein S11P (COGs: COG0100 Ribosomal protein S11~InterPro IPR018102: IPR019961: IPR001971~KEGG: mth:MTH36 30S ribosomal protein S11P~PFAM: ribosomal protein S11~SPTR: O26143 30S ribosomal protein S11P~TIGRFAM: ribosomal protein S11P~PFAM: Ribosomal protein S11~TIGRFAM: archaeal ribosomal protein S11P), which produces MAEKKKKREKWGIAHIYSSFNNTIITITDITGAETITQWSGGRVVRADRQEGTPFAAMEAATRAAEDAKEKGIVGVHIKVRAPGGNGPRTPGPGAQASIRALARAGLKIGRIEDVTPIPHDGTTRPGGRKGRRV; this is translated from the coding sequence ATGGCAGAAAAAAAGAAAAAACGAGAGAAATGGGGAATTGCTCATATCTATTCATCCTTTAACAACACAATCATAACAATTACTGATATTACAGGAGCTGAAACTATAACTCAATGGTCTGGTGGAAGAGTTGTAAGAGCAGATAGGCAAGAAGGAACACCATTTGCAGCAATGGAAGCTGCAACTAGAGCTGCCGAAGATGCAAAAGAAAAGGGCATTGTAGGTGTACATATCAAAGTACGTGCACCAGGAGGAAATGGTCCTAGAACACCAGGTCCTGGTGCTCAGGCAAGTATAAGGGCTTTAGCAAGGGCAGGACTAAAAATAGGTAGAATAGAAGATGTAACACCAATACCTCATGATGGTACTACTAGACCTGGAGGCAGGAAAGGGAGAAGGGTTTAA
- a CDS encoding RNA polymerase insert (COGs: COG0202 DNA-directed RNA polymerase alpha subunit/40 kD subunit~InterPro IPR017900: IPR011262: IPR009025: IPR017896: IPR 011261: IPR001450: IPR011263~KEGG: mth:MTH37 DNA-directed RNA polymerase subunit D~PFAM: RNA polymerase insert; RNA polymerase dimerisation; 4Fe-4S ferredoxin iron-sulfur binding domain protein~SMART: RNA polymerase RpoA/D/Rpb3-type~SPTR: O26144 DNA-directed RNA polymerase subunit D~PFAM: RNA polymerase Rpb3/Rpb11 dimerisation domain; RNA polymerase Rpb3/RpoA insert domain) — translation MDVVVNKENNTEIKFTIDGVDTSFVNALRRASMTEVPKLAIEYIRIVTNTSRMYDEMLAHRLGLIPLRSNEKIVGNLLMPEECDCDKYCAKCSVSFTLKKQGPCVVYSGDLVPSDPEIKPVYENIPIIKLEEDEKIELEAIAQLGLGKKHAKWRPTTACGYKYYPKIIIKDTCDNCQACIEECPKDVLKANKDTIKIENIEACSLCRACERICENESISVQYIDNKFIFKMETDGSMPPREILNKACDSIIKKADEIIKFCEGE, via the coding sequence ATGGATGTTGTTGTAAATAAAGAAAACAATACTGAAATTAAATTTACAATAGATGGCGTAGATACTTCTTTCGTCAATGCTTTAAGACGAGCTTCAATGACTGAAGTTCCTAAATTAGCTATAGAATATATAAGAATTGTCACTAATACATCAAGAATGTATGATGAAATGCTAGCACATAGGTTGGGATTAATACCGCTACGTTCTAATGAAAAAATTGTTGGTAATCTTTTAATGCCTGAGGAATGTGATTGTGACAAATATTGTGCAAAATGTAGTGTTTCTTTCACTTTAAAAAAACAAGGGCCTTGTGTTGTTTATAGCGGTGATCTTGTACCATCTGATCCAGAAATAAAACCAGTGTATGAAAATATACCTATTATAAAACTTGAAGAAGATGAAAAAATAGAATTAGAAGCAATTGCTCAACTTGGTTTGGGTAAAAAGCATGCAAAATGGAGACCTACAACTGCGTGCGGATATAAATATTATCCAAAAATTATAATTAAAGATACATGTGACAATTGCCAAGCTTGTATTGAAGAATGTCCCAAAGATGTACTAAAAGCTAATAAAGATACAATAAAAATTGAAAATATCGAAGCATGTTCATTGTGCAGAGCTTGTGAAAGGATATGCGAAAATGAATCTATCTCTGTTCAATACATCGATAATAAATTCATATTTAAGATGGAAACTGATGGTTCAATGCCGCCAAGAGAAATTTTAAATAAAGCATGTGATTCTATTATAAAAAAGGCAGATGAAATTATCAAGTTCTGCGAGGGTGAATAA
- a CDS encoding LSU ribosomal protein L18AE (COGs: COG1727 Ribosomal protein L18E~InterPro IPR001196~KEGG: mth:MTH38 50S ribosomal protein L18e~PFAM: ribosomal protein L15~SPTR: O26145 50S ribosomal protein L18e~PFAM: Ribosomal protein L18e/L15): MPLNITKTNPYLVNLIIKLKKKSNEENVKIWRDVAERLNRPTRRRAEVNISKINRYSKENETVLVPGKVLGSGKLDHKVTVAALAFSKNAKNKIKKAGGRCISIDTLLEENPKGSNVRIME, from the coding sequence ATGCCATTAAATATTACCAAAACTAATCCTTACCTTGTAAATCTAATCATAAAACTTAAAAAGAAATCTAACGAAGAAAATGTAAAAATATGGAGAGATGTGGCTGAAAGACTAAATAGGCCTACAAGACGTCGTGCAGAAGTAAATATATCTAAAATAAATAGATATTCTAAAGAAAATGAAACGGTACTAGTACCTGGAAAAGTTCTTGGCAGTGGTAAACTTGATCATAAAGTTACAGTAGCTGCATTGGCTTTTTCAAAAAACGCTAAAAATAAAATAAAGAAAGCTGGTGGTAGGTGCATAAGCATAGATACTCTACTTGAAGAAAATCCAAAAGGTAGTAATGTAAGAATAATGGAGTGA
- a CDS encoding LSU ribosomal protein L13P (COGs: COG0102 Ribosomal protein L13~InterPro IPR005822: IPR005755~KEGG: mth:MTH39 ribosomal protein S16~PFAM: ribosomal protein L13~SPTR: O26146 Fused L13/S9 ribosomal protein~TIGRFAM: ribosomal protein L13~PFAM: Ribosomal protein L13~TIGRFAM: ribosomal protein L13, archaeal/eukaryotic) — protein MIYIDGEGHILGRLASIVSKKLLEGEKVTVFNTEKIIITGSRDWILERYQQRVRRSSLTNPRRMGPKYPRRPDDIFRRTVRGMLPYKKPKGRKAFKNLRAYVGIPREFKDVETIKIKEAMRERIKKGITLGEVSRHLGARF, from the coding sequence ATGATTTACATTGATGGCGAGGGTCATATATTAGGGAGGCTTGCAAGCATTGTTAGTAAAAAATTATTAGAAGGAGAAAAGGTTACAGTATTTAATACTGAAAAAATAATTATCACCGGTTCAAGAGATTGGATATTAGAAAGATATCAACAAAGAGTTAGAAGATCAAGTCTTACAAATCCTCGAAGAATGGGACCAAAATATCCACGAAGACCTGACGACATATTTAGAAGAACTGTGCGTGGCATGTTACCTTACAAAAAACCAAAAGGAAGGAAAGCATTCAAAAATTTAAGAGCTTACGTAGGAATACCCAGAGAATTTAAAGACGTTGAAACAATTAAAATAAAAGAAGCTATGAGAGAAAGAATTAAAAAAGGTATAACACTTGGTGAAGTTTCTAGACATTTAGGAGCTAGATTTTGA
- a CDS encoding SSU ribosomal protein S9P (COGs: COG0103 Ribosomal protein S9~InterPro IPR020574: IPR019958: IPR014721: IPR020568: IPR 000754~KEGG: mth:MTH39 ribosomal protein S16~PFAM: ribosomal protein S9~SPTR: O26146 Fused L13/S9 ribosomal protein~TIGRFAM: ribosomal protein S9P~PFAM: Ribosomal protein S9/S16~TIGRFAM: archaeal ribosomal protein S9P) produces the protein MDRIVQVSGKRKTAIARGTIRKGKGRVRINKRPVELYTPELARLKIMEPLVLAGEDVVKNIDIDIKVQGGGVMGQAEAARMAIARGLVEWTNDVELKEKFMQYDRTMLVGDPRRSEPKKYGGRGARARRQKSYR, from the coding sequence ATGGATAGGATTGTACAAGTAAGTGGTAAAAGAAAAACCGCGATAGCCAGAGGTACAATAAGAAAAGGTAAAGGAAGAGTCAGAATAAATAAAAGACCTGTAGAATTATATACACCTGAGTTAGCACGTTTAAAAATAATGGAACCATTAGTTCTTGCTGGTGAAGACGTTGTTAAGAATATTGACATCGACATCAAAGTACAAGGCGGCGGAGTGATGGGACAAGCAGAAGCTGCTAGGATGGCAATAGCTAGAGGGTTAGTTGAATGGACAAATGATGTTGAATTAAAAGAGAAATTTATGCAGTATGATAGAACTATGCTTGTTGGAGATCCAAGACGCTCAGAACCTAAGAAATATGGTGGTAGAGGAGCTAGAGCTCGTAGACAGAAGAGTTATAGATAA
- a CDS encoding DNA-directed RNA polymerase, subunit N (COGs: COG1644 DNA-directed RNA polymerase subunit N (RpoN/RPB10)~InterPro IPR020789: IPR012287: IPR000268~KEGG: smr:Smar_0819 DNA-directed RNA polymerase subunit N~PFAM: RNA polymerase, N/8 Kd subunit~SPTR: O59298 DNA-directed RNA polymerase subunit N~PFAM: RNA polymerases N / 8 kDa subunit) — protein MIIPVRCFTCGNPISKYYDEFQKRVKKGEKIEKILNDLNIKRYCCRRMLISHIDIL, from the coding sequence ATGATAATACCTGTAAGATGTTTCACATGTGGAAATCCAATATCAAAATATTATGATGAATTCCAAAAAAGGGTTAAAAAAGGAGAAAAAATAGAAAAAATTTTAAATGATTTAAATATCAAAAGATATTGTTGTAGAAGGATGCTAATTTCACATATTGATATACTGTGA
- a CDS encoding DNA-directed RNA polymerase, subunit K (InterPro IPR012293: IPR006110~KEGG: mth:MTH42 DNA-dependent RNA polymerase, subunit K~PFAM: RNA polymerase Rpb6~SPTR: O26148 DNA-directed RNA polymerase subunit K~PFAM: RNA polymerase Rpb6) — MSKKLTRFEKDRLLGSRALQLAMGAKPLVKTDKINPVDIAILELKKDVIPLKVVRNSD, encoded by the coding sequence ATGTCAAAGAAACTTACACGTTTTGAGAAAGATAGATTACTTGGATCTAGAGCATTACAATTAGCCATGGGTGCAAAACCCTTAGTAAAAACAGATAAAATTAATCCTGTAGATATTGCAATTCTAGAACTTAAAAAAGATGTGATACCATTAAAAGTTGTAAGAAACAGTGATTGA